The sequence TGGTGCCTGAGCAACGGCACCAGAACACCCAAGCGACAGCCAGACTGTCGTTAACAGATTTTTCATAAAAGACTGTTTTGATAAGGTTTATTCCGCCTTCGTCAGGGGCGACTTCTGCGATTGAGCAAGCTTTAGGGCATATTCCATGATTCGATCGTACCGATTCAGAATGTCATCGATAGTAGGGTCAACCGGGTGGTCAGGAATGATGCCCCGGCCCTGATGCGGGTAATCAGACACATTGGCCATGTGAAAGCCAAACATGCCAATACCCAGGTCAATTTTAGAATTGGGTAATTGCGTAATTGCAAAGAGACCGCTGGTATCGAGCTTATAGCCTCCTCCGGTTTCCTGCCCAACGAATGTTACTCCGCCAGATCGGGATTTTCGATCGGCGTGTAATCGAGCAGCGAACTCAGAGGTTACTGAAAAACTGGTCCCATTGATCAGCGCGTAGAGGTTGCCATGATAGGCATCACGGTTAGGTTTCTGCATTTTCAAACCCCGCTGCTTTGTAAATACGTAACCGTCGCCCTGTTTCTTTACTGCCAGCCACCGAAATTTCATGTACAGCTTCGATGTCCAGACGGGAAACGAATATTTTTTCTTCTGGCGAACACGGATGTGATCATAATAACGAAACGGCTTTTCGGCAAAATACGTAGCCAGTAAAACGCCCCACGACTCCTCCCCTCCTTCGTTATGGCGTAGGTCAAGGACCAGATTCTGAATACCTTTCTGCTTGATTTCCCGAAAGGAATCTTTCAAAAAGGAACTGAAATCCGGATCGCTTTTATCAGCCCAGAAGCGTTCAATGGTCATTACGGCTGTATTCGAATCTTTGTGTGTCAACCGAAATGGTTTTTGACCAGTGGGTTTATTCTTCGCGACATAGGTTTTGATACCGGCTTCGGTAACAGCCGGTAAAGCAGCTTTTGTTTCTCCATCACGGGTTTTAAAAACCACCTCGAACGTATCAGGCGATGCAATAAAGGTGGCATAGTAGCCCGAGAAGTACTGATTCAGATCTTCGTATTTGCCACCTACGCGATTGCCATCGGCAAACGTCATGACTGAAAGCAATTTCTGAATAATCGCAGCAATCGGTTGCCCATCGATCGAGACAATTTCAGCCCCGGCAGGAACATTACCTGTGCCGTAGTTTCCGGTTACCCACGCTTTCTCGCCCAGAAAATACAGTTTCAGCGGAAATAACTTTTCGGTAGCAAATGGATAATGTTCATCCCGGCCCGATACTATCCATTTTATGTGCCCATCACGTAAAGCAACCAGCAAGGGAATCATGGCCACGTAAAACTCCTGCCGGGTCATTGGCTGGTTCAATTTCGCAGCCGCCACTGCAAAGAGTGAATCAAACGTGGGTTTGGGCGTATAGCGATACATCTCCGGATGAACTTCGTTCAAGGCTGTCCGGAATCGGGCGAAATCGGTCTGGAGTTGTTCTGGCGTCAGTGTCTGCCCGGCAAGCGGCAAACAGAAAATCAGCATGAAGCAGGAAATTAAGAGGCTTTGTTTCATTAGTTGTCGTTTGGTTTGTGCTAACGACACAAAACTGGCAAGCGTAAAATTTTGCCAAAACAAAGTCACTACCGAATGGCCCGTATTCACGGCTGGAGCGTCGATTTTATTCACCCAACCAAAGCTTAAATTCACCCGCTTTTTCGCGGCTAACCACCACTTCTTCGTCAAAAACCGGACGCATATCAACTTTAAGCTTCCCATTAAAGTACAAATGTACCTTATCCACCGACCGCAGTTCGGCAATGATCTGCCGGTTAAGTCTAAAAAACCGCCGGGGATCAAGCATTTGCGATAACTCATCCAGTGTATAGTCAATCAGCCATTCTGAGCCTTCCTTCGTTTTCAGGAACGACATCTTATTTCGGGTTACAAAATAGGCAACCTCGTCGACTTCGATTGAAAACAGCCGCTGCCCCTGCTTGATCATAAAACGATCCCGATAAGGCTGATTAGCTTCATTCATGCCAGAAATCAGGGGCGGTGCAGCTGGCGCAATCAACGGTGTTTCCCGCAACTGCTGGAGCAGCCCTGCCAGAGAAGCTTCCAGTCCCGACGGACCAGCTGTTCCCGTTTGGCTTACCAATACCTCCTTAAGCGCCTGAAGTTTGGCCAATGCCCGACGCAGGTCATCTTCTTTTATTGGCTTCAGCAGATAGTCTATACTGCTGACTTTGAAGGCCTTAATGGCATATTCGTCGTAAGCTGTTGTAAACACAACGGGGCTGGTAATGGCGACATGGTTGAAAATATCAAAACTCTGTCCATCGGCCAGTTCAATGTCCATAAAAATCAGATCTGGCTGAGCATTCGATCGTAGCCAGTCAACCGACTCGTCGACACTAACTGTCATACCCACCACAATGGCCGTTGGCTCTATATCCAGCAGCAATCGCTGAAGTTTTCGGGCAGTCAGTTCTTCGTCTTCAATGATGAGAATGGTCATAGCGGGTTTCGTGAATAAGCGGAATCATCACCTGAAAGTGCTCATCGGTTTGCTCGACAACCACGGGCGGTTGGCCAAGAAGCCGGTATTTGGCCGTAATATTGGCCAGTCCTGTCCGGTTTGAAGGCACCAGATTTTGTTTCTTCCTGACGGTATTGCAGACAAACAGGCGCCGGGCCTGATCGGTATAAATCCGGATCACCAACGGTCTGTTTGGCAAAGCAGCATTGTGTTTGACGGCATTCTCGACCAGCAGTTGCAGGGTCAGGGGCGGAATGAGTAACGAATAATACGGCTCATCGACCGATATCTCTAACTCAACACTTCGGCCAAAACGCATTTGCAGTAAATGGAAATAGGCCCGGATAAACTGCAATTCACTGTCCAGGGTAGTTAATGGCTGTTCGTTGGTCTGGAGTACGTAGCGATACACCAGCGCCAGTTCTTCGATAAATCGCTCAGCCTGTTTGGGATTTTCGCTTACCAGCGATGAGAGTGTACTGAGGCTATTAAAAAGAAAATGAGGATTGATCTGTGCTTTCAGCGAGTCGAGCTGGCTTTGAAGCGCCTGTTTCTTCAGTTGTTCGGCTTCGTAGTAGGTGACCCACCACTGCCGATAAAGATACCGCGCTTCGTAAATCGTGGCCATCGGTACGGTAAACAGAAATGGAATCAGCGTATTCAGCCAGTAGGCTCGCTCGCTCATTGGGTAACCCCAAAATTCGGTAACGTCGTACAGATAAACGATGCCCACCCGTTGAATAATCGTCGTCACGGTGAACCAGACCACCTGTTCAATGATCCGGGGTGTTGTCTGGCTAAGTTTTGGGTAATGCCGACGCGCCCGGATAATACCCAATCGGGCCATCTCCCAAATCAGTACGCACTCCACCAGACTCACTCCCAACGCCATCCAGCGACTGATGTGATGAGCGTCGTTGTCGGGTTGAAAGAAAATAAAATTAGATACGATTGAAACGAGGGGTATCCCCACCAGTCGCAGCCAACGGTCGTTCAGCTTTTCCATTCGTTAGTAAATATATTCCCGGTGGCTCTGAAGCAAAAGCAACCAGCGACTCAACCGTCGGAAATACGGGCTGAACTGTCGGAAGATGTACCGCTTTCAGTCTATAGTAAACAGTAAGCAGTCTTTAGTTGGCAGTGAGTTATCACTAATTGCCAACTAAAGACTGCTTACTGCATCATAAACCGGATAGACCGTATTGCCATTTACCAAACCGGCTGGCCCATGTGACTGGTAATAAGTAATTGATGCAACGCCGGCGTCAGCTAATGCGATCAAACTCTGGCGGGTCCATTCGGCACCGAATTCGGTAGCCTGGCGAGGGTCAGCCACGGTGGTCTGGCGCTCGTTGGCCACATTAGCGACAGTAATATTGCGGGGTTTAAAGGCAACCGGAGAAATATGAATTGGCTTACCGCTACTGAACTGTCGGGCCGTTAGCACCGTTGGCAGCAAACCAGCAATATTCTCCGTAATGGTCAGATCATCAGTTGCATGTGCCTGTGGACAAACCGAATAAGTCACAAAATCAACCAGGTCCGTGTTGAAGTGATTACGGTTCAGTACGGCAAAATGATCATCGG comes from Spirosoma aureum and encodes:
- a CDS encoding S41 family peptidase, whose amino-acid sequence is MKQSLLISCFMLIFCLPLAGQTLTPEQLQTDFARFRTALNEVHPEMYRYTPKPTFDSLFAVAAAKLNQPMTRQEFYVAMIPLLVALRDGHIKWIVSGRDEHYPFATEKLFPLKLYFLGEKAWVTGNYGTGNVPAGAEIVSIDGQPIAAIIQKLLSVMTFADGNRVGGKYEDLNQYFSGYYATFIASPDTFEVVFKTRDGETKAALPAVTEAGIKTYVAKNKPTGQKPFRLTHKDSNTAVMTIERFWADKSDPDFSSFLKDSFREIKQKGIQNLVLDLRHNEGGEESWGVLLATYFAEKPFRYYDHIRVRQKKKYSFPVWTSKLYMKFRWLAVKKQGDGYVFTKQRGLKMQKPNRDAYHGNLYALINGTSFSVTSEFAARLHADRKSRSGGVTFVGQETGGGYKLDTSGLFAITQLPNSKIDLGIGMFGFHMANVSDYPHQGRGIIPDHPVDPTIDDILNRYDRIMEYALKLAQSQKSPLTKAE
- a CDS encoding LytR/AlgR family response regulator transcription factor — encoded protein: MTILIIEDEELTARKLQRLLLDIEPTAIVVGMTVSVDESVDWLRSNAQPDLIFMDIELADGQSFDIFNHVAITSPVVFTTAYDEYAIKAFKVSSIDYLLKPIKEDDLRRALAKLQALKEVLVSQTGTAGPSGLEASLAGLLQQLRETPLIAPAAPPLISGMNEANQPYRDRFMIKQGQRLFSIEVDEVAYFVTRNKMSFLKTKEGSEWLIDYTLDELSQMLDPRRFFRLNRQIIAELRSVDKVHLYFNGKLKVDMRPVFDEEVVVSREKAGEFKLWLGE
- a CDS encoding sensor histidine kinase — translated: MEKLNDRWLRLVGIPLVSIVSNFIFFQPDNDAHHISRWMALGVSLVECVLIWEMARLGIIRARRHYPKLSQTTPRIIEQVVWFTVTTIIQRVGIVYLYDVTEFWGYPMSERAYWLNTLIPFLFTVPMATIYEARYLYRQWWVTYYEAEQLKKQALQSQLDSLKAQINPHFLFNSLSTLSSLVSENPKQAERFIEELALVYRYVLQTNEQPLTTLDSELQFIRAYFHLLQMRFGRSVELEISVDEPYYSLLIPPLTLQLLVENAVKHNAALPNRPLVIRIYTDQARRLFVCNTVRKKQNLVPSNRTGLANITAKYRLLGQPPVVVEQTDEHFQVMIPLIHETRYDHSHH